A genomic window from Osmia bicornis bicornis chromosome 4, iOsmBic2.1, whole genome shotgun sequence includes:
- the LOC114878452 gene encoding transcription factor Maf isoform X2, which yields MEAEDHLAREYVQEFVLDHLDPADVKREVRISSPMMVNGSVVQLPGQVQAQGLALAPLTPPAHELEQPHPLYGQPHIQVQHGVLVKAPPGTASHLTTLSHPGTPPDTPPVSASPPPLQLHRGERDPRERGLFLHLQQPNSIVQDEMQPGTGSMGWLTQTLRQEPLDLRPHCPQEQTPEPHHEAWPSTPTHHHFQELQQLQRHTRHTGGYITMSGHIEYYGGANAGGGMLPAGGSGMSGMEDSMQGIPMQPGRPMSVCSVSSCGAGGPSPAHRTGNGLYSNCASNNPQEELMNDELLMSLSVRELNKRLHGCPREEVVRLKQKRRTLKNRGYAQNCRSKRLQQRHDLETTNRNLQNELQRVKIELARVQQERDLYKQRCEILRTRQNHNHNHNHNHHQQQASQQQQPQPQQHQTPNQQQQQSQQQQQQQQQPPPQQQQQHQPAPASPEVYL from the exons ATGGAAGCCGAGGACCATCTCGCAAGGGAATACGTACAGGAGTTTGTTCTCGATCATCTCGATCCCGCCGACGTCAAACGAGAG GTACGAATCAGCTCACCGATGATGGTGAACGGTAGCGTGGTGCAGCTACCTGGTCAGGTGCAAGCACAAGGTTTAGCTCTGGCGCCCCTAACGCCGCCGGCGCACGAGCTCGAGCAACCTCATCCCCTTTACGGGCAGCCGCACATACAGGTGCAGCACGGCGTCCTGGTGAAGGCACCGCCGGGTACAGCATCTCATTTAACCACTCTCTCCCATCCTGGAACACCACCGGACACACCTCCGGTTTCAGCTTCTCCACCGCCGTTGCAATTGCACCGGGGTGAGAGGGATCCCCGAGAAAGGGGCCTTTTCTTGCATCTGCAACAACCTAATTCAATCGTCCAAGACGAGATGCAACCAGGTACCGGGAGTATGGGCTGGTTGACGCAGACCCTCAGGCAGGAACCGCTCGACCTTAGGCCTCATTGTCCTCAGGAGCAAACACCGGAACCTCATCACGAAGCTTGGCCTTCCACGCCTACCCATCATCATTTTCAAGAGCTCCAACAACTGCAGCGTCATACTAGACACACTG GTGGATACATCACGATGTCGGGTCACATAGAGTACTATGGGGGTGCGAACGCAGGTGGCGGGATGCTTCCCGCGGGCGGAAGTGGAATGTCGGGCATGGAGGATAGCATGCAAGGGATACCCATGCAACCGGGAAGACCGATGAGCGTTTGTTCAGTGAGTTCTTGCGGCGCGGGAGGACCTAGCCCAGCACACAGAACAGGCAATGGTCTTTACTCGAATTGTGCCAGCAACAACCCTCAGGAAGAACTCATGAACGACGAGTTACTCATGTCCCTGTCTGTTCGAGAATTAAACAAACGCCTTCACGGTTGCCCGCGGGAAGAG GTGGTGCGTTTGAAGCAGAAGCGACGGACCTTGAAGAACCGTGGCTACGCTCAAAATTGTCGTAGCAAGCGGTTACAACAACGCCACGACCTCGAAACGACGAATAGGAACCTGCAGAACGAACTTCAACGAGTCAAGATCGAGCTGGCTCGTGTCCAGCAGGAACGTGATCTCTACAAGCAACGTTGCGAGATCCTGAGAACGCGACAGAATCATAATCATAATCACAATCACAACCATCATCAGCAACAGGCGTCCCAACAGCAACAGCCACAACCGCAACAACATCAAACGCCAAatcaacagcaacagcaatcgcagcagcagcagcaacagcagcaacaaccTCCTccacaacaacaacaacaacatcAACCAGCGCCGGCTAGTCCGGAAGTTTATCTGTGA
- the LOC114878452 gene encoding transcription factor Maf isoform X1: MEAEDHLAREYVQEFVLDHLDPADVKREVRISSPMMVNGSVVQLPGQVQAQGLALAPLTPPAHELEQPHPLYGQPHIQVQHGVLVKAPPGTASHLTTLSHPGTPPDTPPVSASPPPLQLHRGERDPRERGLFLHLQQPNSIVQDEMQPGTGSMGWLTQTLRQEPLDLRPHCPQEQTPEPHHEAWPSTPTHHHFQELQQLQRHTRHTGGYITMSGHIEYYGGANAGGGMLPAGGSGMSGMEDSMQGIPMQPGRPMSVCSVSSCGAGGPSPAHRTGNGLYSNCASNNPQEELMNDELLMSLSVRELNKRLHGCPREEVSQVVRLKQKRRTLKNRGYAQNCRSKRLQQRHDLETTNRNLQNELQRVKIELARVQQERDLYKQRCEILRTRQNHNHNHNHNHHQQQASQQQQPQPQQHQTPNQQQQQSQQQQQQQQQPPPQQQQQHQPAPASPEVYL; this comes from the exons ATGGAAGCCGAGGACCATCTCGCAAGGGAATACGTACAGGAGTTTGTTCTCGATCATCTCGATCCCGCCGACGTCAAACGAGAG GTACGAATCAGCTCACCGATGATGGTGAACGGTAGCGTGGTGCAGCTACCTGGTCAGGTGCAAGCACAAGGTTTAGCTCTGGCGCCCCTAACGCCGCCGGCGCACGAGCTCGAGCAACCTCATCCCCTTTACGGGCAGCCGCACATACAGGTGCAGCACGGCGTCCTGGTGAAGGCACCGCCGGGTACAGCATCTCATTTAACCACTCTCTCCCATCCTGGAACACCACCGGACACACCTCCGGTTTCAGCTTCTCCACCGCCGTTGCAATTGCACCGGGGTGAGAGGGATCCCCGAGAAAGGGGCCTTTTCTTGCATCTGCAACAACCTAATTCAATCGTCCAAGACGAGATGCAACCAGGTACCGGGAGTATGGGCTGGTTGACGCAGACCCTCAGGCAGGAACCGCTCGACCTTAGGCCTCATTGTCCTCAGGAGCAAACACCGGAACCTCATCACGAAGCTTGGCCTTCCACGCCTACCCATCATCATTTTCAAGAGCTCCAACAACTGCAGCGTCATACTAGACACACTG GTGGATACATCACGATGTCGGGTCACATAGAGTACTATGGGGGTGCGAACGCAGGTGGCGGGATGCTTCCCGCGGGCGGAAGTGGAATGTCGGGCATGGAGGATAGCATGCAAGGGATACCCATGCAACCGGGAAGACCGATGAGCGTTTGTTCAGTGAGTTCTTGCGGCGCGGGAGGACCTAGCCCAGCACACAGAACAGGCAATGGTCTTTACTCGAATTGTGCCAGCAACAACCCTCAGGAAGAACTCATGAACGACGAGTTACTCATGTCCCTGTCTGTTCGAGAATTAAACAAACGCCTTCACGGTTGCCCGCGGGAAGAGGTGAGTCAG GTGGTGCGTTTGAAGCAGAAGCGACGGACCTTGAAGAACCGTGGCTACGCTCAAAATTGTCGTAGCAAGCGGTTACAACAACGCCACGACCTCGAAACGACGAATAGGAACCTGCAGAACGAACTTCAACGAGTCAAGATCGAGCTGGCTCGTGTCCAGCAGGAACGTGATCTCTACAAGCAACGTTGCGAGATCCTGAGAACGCGACAGAATCATAATCATAATCACAATCACAACCATCATCAGCAACAGGCGTCCCAACAGCAACAGCCACAACCGCAACAACATCAAACGCCAAatcaacagcaacagcaatcgcagcagcagcagcaacagcagcaacaaccTCCTccacaacaacaacaacaacatcAACCAGCGCCGGCTAGTCCGGAAGTTTATCTGTGA